One Rhodoferax sp. GW822-FHT02A01 genomic window, CTAGTGGTAGGTGTGAACAGCGGATACACCGTCTCAGGAAACGACGTCACGGTCACAGGCGGCACCGTATCCAACCCCTTTGGCGCGACCACACTGGAGGATCTGAAGAATCAGCTGACCACAGCAGGACTGAGTAACATCAACTCGCAGTACAACGCGAATTCTGCAGCCGTGATTCGTGCGGGCTATCTGGGCTTTCCCATCGTCATCAGCACCATCACCAATTCGACGCAAGTGGACCTGAACATTCCGGGGCTGAACATCAGCAAGAGCTTCAACGCGCAGTCCACACGGGACGGCAACAAGAGTGATCTGTTCGACTACCTCAAGGCCAACGGCAGCGACATTCTGAGCGGCATTCAGCAGAAGCTGACGCAGTATTCCCCCATCAGCCCGGTTGCAGGCAACCCGAGCTCCCTGCAGAGTCGCATGGTGGCGGATGACTTTGACCGCGGGTTCACGCAGTTCGCCTCCAACATCAAGAGCACCGACGAGCAAGGCAGTTCCAGCAACAACCTGGTCGGCGTAGGGCTGTCCCTGCAGTCAACGGACACGGGACACGTCAAGACCGATACCGTGGCCCTGCCGCTGTCCTACACCATCCGTTCTGATCTGGACCCACGCAAGCAGTGGACTTTCTACATGCCGATCTCGCAAAGCGACTCTGCAGGTGCCAAGGCCTATGGCGTGAATCTCGGTGTGTCTTACCGCACACCGATCACCGACGAATGGTCGCTGATGCCGGCCATTGGTTATGGCGTGACCGGCAGCGTGGATCTGGGCAGTGCGGCCGCCATGATGGCCGCCTCCCTCACCAGCCAGTACACCCTCAAGCTCGACGGCTATGACCTGGCCATCGGCAACATGGTGGGTTACCTGCAATCGAGTCAACTGAGCGTGGGCGACTACTCGGTGGACCCCAAGGTCACCAACACGGTGTTCCGCAATGGCGTGCTGTTCTCCATGCCCACATCCCTGTTCGGCCCCAAGCAGGCGCTTGAGTTCTCCTACATCATTACCAACTACACCGGCTCCACCCTGTATTCCAACCAATACCAGGAGATCGGCATCACGCTGGGAACCAACAAGGGCGCCAATACGGCACGTACCTATTTCCGCGCTGGCCTGAGCTACCTCACCGGCGACAATGGCATCACCGCCTCACGGATGAACTTCGGCTACTGGTTCTGATCGAGCTGGAGAAATGACTGCACGGCAGTTTGACGCCACGCTGCTTCTGCCGGTATTTGTATGCGCTCCATCACATGCCTTCTGGCCTGCGGCCTCGTGGTCCTGGGCACCTGGACCACGGGTGCCCACGCGGCGCTCAGCGGCAACGAGCAGGTTTCGCTGGCGGGACGGGGCGCGTTTGACGAGCTGGTGAAGGGTCTGCAGGCGCAGGCCAATGCCGGGCCCATGAAAGTGGCGGATTGGCATGCGCTGTGTTATGGCTACTTCAAACTCAAACGCTACGACCAGATCAACAAATGCCTGGACTCGCTCGAAGCCGCGCTCACCACGGCACGGGACAAGAGAACCCGCTTGTTCGGTCTGGACGACGCCACGCCTACGGCCTTCCTGATGCGCGCCGAGACGGCGCTTGAACTCGGACAGTACGACAACGCGGTGCAGCAGGCACAGCACGCGCGCGACTGGTACAAGCAGGATGGGGAAAGTGAAAAGGACATCCTCATCCAGGCATTGGCCGTGCAGGCCATTGCGCTCAAGAACCTGAACAAGCGCTATCAGGCCGATGGTCTGCTGGGAGAAATCCGCAGAGTCCCAGTCAGCGTGCTGGGCGATGACGAAGCCATAGGTGCCAAGTCCCTGGCACAGGCCCGGGTGAGCATGTCCCTGGGTTACTGGCCGGAAGCACTGGATGCGTTGGCATTGGACAAGACCCTGCCATTGCGCAAGTTTCTGGACAACCTGGCCACCGGCGCCTTCCTGCGCAATGAAAACAACTGGGTCTGGATTGAGCTGCCGCGCGCCTACATGGAAAACAAGGCCTTGCTCGAATTGGGCGAGCGCGAACGTGCCAGGCGCGGGTTTGAATCCATGCTGAAGATTCCTCAGATCGCGGCCAATAGCGAAATCCACTGGATGGTGCTGGCCGACTACGGCGACATCCTCGAAAAGGAAAAGTCCCACGACCAGGCCATAGAAGCCTACCGCAAGGCACTTACCATCATCGAGAGTCAACGTGCCAGCATCAACACCGAGGCCAACAAGATCGGCTTCATAGGCGACAAGCAGGATGTGTATGCCAAGCTGGTGGCACTGCTCTTCAGCCAAGGCCGCTACCCCGAAGCGCTGGAAGTGGTGGAACGCAGCAAGTCACGGGCACTGGTGGACATGCTGGCCAGCAAGCAGCGCTTTGGCGCGCCTGCCGGCGAACGGCAGCAGGACGCCAACATTGCGCAGGCGCTGGCCGAGGTGAACCAAAAAGACGTGCAGCTGCGCGAACAGTCCTTGTCCCGTGTGCGCAGTGTCGAATCTGCCGAACGCGGTGTGCAGTCGGTTCGCATGCCCGCCGAGTTGCGTGGCCTGGTATCGGTCAAGGCACTGAGGCCGGAGGAAATCCAGGCCTTGCTGTCGGCGGATGAAACCTTGCTGGCCTATTTTGCGCATGGCGGCGACATGTTCGTACTGGTGGTGCAACGAGAAGGTATTACCGCCCAGAAGATTGACAGCACCGACCTGGAAAAAGACGTCCGCAGGTTGCGCGCCAGCATCAGCAAACGACTGGATGTGCAACCTCTGTTGAACGCCATGTACCAGCGGCTGATAGCGCCCGTCGCCAGCCGCATCCGTACGCCCAAGCTGACCATCGTGGCCCATGGCGCGCTGCATTACCTGCCCTTTGCCGCACTGATGGATGGTGACCAGTACCTGGTAGACCGGTATTCCATCCGCATGCTGCCCAGTGCCAGCGTGCTGCAGTTCCTGCGACCCCATCGCTCCAATGACGCAGGCCAGAGCCTGGTCCTGGGCAACCCGGACCTGCACAACCCCGACATGGATTTGCCCGGTGCGCAAAATGAAGCACAGACGGTCGCCAGTCTTCTGGCCACACCCAATCTGCTGCTCAGGGACAGGGCCACCAAGGAGGCTTTCACCCGTCTGGCGCCCTCTGCCAAATATGTGCATGTGGCATCCCACGGCGAGTTTGACGCCCAACAGCCGCTGGCCTCCGCCTTGCTGTTGTCGGCACCCCAAGGGCAGGACAACCGCCTCACCGTTTCCGACATGTATGAACTGGGCCTGGATGCCGAGCTGGTCACCCTGTCGGCCTGCGAGACCGGCCTGGGTGCGGTGGGCAGCGGAGACGATGTGGTCGGGCTGACGCGTGGCCTGCTCTATGCCGGCGCCAGCTCGGTCGTGACATCTTTATGGAAGGTGGATGACGAGTCCACCGGACAGCTCATGGCCCAGATGTACCGTAATTTGGCAAAGAACACGCCAGATGAGGCCCTGCGAGGCGCACAATTGGAGACCCGCAAAAAGTTTCCCCATCCCTACTATTGGGCAGCTTTTTATCTGACTGGCATGCATTGAAGGCAGCGACTGCGGGGTGTTTGGTTCTTGAGGTATGTCATGCGACACCATTTACGCAAAATTTCAATCCCGCTATGGGCCCTGATCTGTCTGTTGCTGAACCTGCCGGCACATGCTCAGGAGCATTTCGCCACCGTCTTCCAGGTTCGTGGTGTGGTGACGGCTAGAAGCCTGGGCAGCGCAACCACGCATGAGCTCAAGATGGGTGACGCCGTGTACGTGGGCGAGCGGGTACAGGCCAGCAGCACCGGTGAAGCCGTGCTCAAGACCGATGATGCGGGCGTGATTGCGATCCGGCCCAACGCCATCTTCGTGGTGGAAAAATTCGCCGCCAAGGGCTCCGCGACGGACGGTCAGACCATCCATATTCTGCGCGGCGCACTGCGCATGATTTCGGGCTGGCTCAGTTTCAGCAGCAAGGAAAATTACAAGCTGACCACGCCGTCGGCCACCGTAGGTATTCGCGGGACCGACCATGAACCCTTTGTGATCAGTACCGAAATGTCGGTGGACATGGACCAACCGGAAGGCACGTATGACAAGGTCGTATCGGGTGGCACCGTGTTGCAGTCCCCGGTGGGCGAAGTGGCGGTGGACCCCGGCAAGGTCGGCTTTGCGCCCGTCGTTGAGAAGCTGCGTGAACGCGCCCTGCTTACCGTGTTGATGCCCAAGATTCTTGATCGCGTGCCCGCCTTCTATGTGCCGGGCGCATTTGATGACCAGTTGGAAGCACTGGCCCGCCAGAGCATGGATGAGGCCGTCAAAAGTGGCCGCGTACCCAAAGTAAACAAGACTGCGGCTCCGGCCCCCTCACCCAAACCGGTCGCCCCCGCACCGGCGAATACACCAGCCCCAACCCTTGCGCCCAGCACCGACAGCTCGGGTTGCCATGCCCGGCAGATCGCTGACCAATGGCTGGCCGAACTGGATGGTGCCATCCTGGTTCGCAATGCCAATGATTTCGTACAGAAATTCGCCCAAGATGCCGCCATCACCGCCCGCGTCCGCCGCTCTGACGGTGGTGTGGCCGAGTTGGGCTTCAATCGCAGCGAACTGGCCGAAAGCACGTTCAAGGCGTTGGCGGATCTGGAGCAGTTCAGCAGCCGCCGCCCCGCAGTCAGCGCGCGCGACATGGGTGGCTGCAACAAGCTCCATATCGAAGCGGTCACCATTGAGAGCGGCGTACGCAGTGGCCAGTCTTATCGACTGGAGTCCCTGGAGAAATATGATCTGGAGCTCAAGGGTGGCAAGTGGATTGCGGTGAAGGCAGTTACCGAACAGCGCTAAGTCACTGGTTTGACATTGAGGCCTATTGATTGCCTGCGGGTTCGGTTGTGCAGTGGCAACTCCAGCATGCGGTAGCTGATATGTCCCGCGATCAGAGCGCATAGGAATACGCACACAAGTGCCAGACCATTCAACTCGTTGCTTCCTACTTTCAAAACGCCCCAGAGTCTGCCCAAGGCAGAGATGACGAGCACGTGCGACAGATAGATTGAATACGAGCTGTCGCCAATCGAACGCAACCAAGCTGGAAGCAGACTTCCAGCCCGTTCCACTGCCACGAGACCGTAGCACAGAAGTGCCGCTGGAATACCAAATACAGGTAGGCGTCGCCAATCAACTGGAGCCATTCCCCAGCCAATATGCGTTGCAAAAATGGCATAGGCCACCACCCACCAAGCTAGCGCCAGCCACAACGCTGATTTTGCATATCGGAGCACAGAACGCGTCGCCGCAAGCCCGATCCAGCATCCTGCAATGAACTCACAAGTCAATGGGTGTGTCACAAGTTGCACCAAGGGCACCCGGGCTCCCCATTGCGAGGCGAAAAACAGTGGAACTGCGACAGCCCAAAGGCACAGGGTCACGTTCAGAAAACGCTGTGGAAACAGAAGCAGGACGGCAAACACCAGATAGAAATACATCTCGTGAATCAAGCTCCAACCCACGCCCAACAATGGATAGGTCCCCTGCGGCAAGGGCAGAAGCAGAAACGACTCCCAAATCCGGATCTGGTTACCCTGCGCACTGTTTACCAACGTAGGCTGCAACCAGAATACGCCAAGCACGATGACGCTATAGAACCAGTACATCGGAAATATGCGCGAAAGCCGGTTGTACAAAAAGAGCGCGGACAATCGCACCTTTGAGTGCCACCCCCGGGTGACCGAAACCATTACAAACCCAGAAATCACAAAGAAGATGTCCACACCTGAGATTCCGATTGACAAGAACTCTGGCAGCAGATGATTGCCAGAAAAGTATTTCTGCTCGATCACCGTAAGATGCGACAGCAACACCAGCATGACGGCAATGCCTCTCAGGGCTTGAATATTTTTAACCATTCGATTGATCAGTTTGTCACGTGAAAGGCTCCAGCTCTGGCAATTTTGAATACGAGCCCGGCCTTGCGAGCAGTGTAGACTGCCCGCAGAGGACATCCATCATGAAGAAACTTCTACTGATACTGACGTCACTCCAGATCTGCGCCTGCTCGAGCATGTTGCCCTCGGCCAAGCAGGCGGTGAATACGCCTTGGTCGGATTTTGAAGGTGCCAAGCGCAGCTACGACCAGATCACGCCCTTTGTCACCACCATGCAGACGGTGCGCGAGCTGGGATTCGACCCCTACAAGACAGCCAACATGAAGGTGCTGAACCAGGCGCAGGTGGTCAACGCGGTCCTGCCATCCCCTCTGCAGGATTCAGCTTCCATCCCCAAGGGCATTGTGGACTGCATGCGCGTGCAGGAGGGATGCGTGGGCTATCTGATGGAGCCCAGCAAGATTGACCAGAAACGCGAAGGCAGCTTTCTGCTGGACTTTCTGAACTTCAGACGCAACACGGTGACCACCGGCTGGAAGTTTTCAGCGCTCATCGTCGTCATTGATGACAAGGTAGTTTACAAGCAATGGGACGGGCAACCCAAGATCGAAACCTCCGACCAGCGCACCAACCCCCTTGGCCCGCTGCAAAGCATGGGCGAGACGCTCAAGGTTGCACCGTGAACGGAGACTCTCTTTGCGTTTGAAGATGGCCACTGACGCCGTGGTCCAGATCAGGAGCTTCAACGCAGGGCGCGACCCGCAGCGCCTGGCGATGAAGTACCAGAAGATGCGCGCCAGCACCTTCGCTTTTTTGCGCGCTACCTGCCACCTGTTTTACCAGCGGCTTGCAACGCAGGAGCGGCTGAAGGATGCGCCTCTGGTCTGGGCTTGCGGCGATCTGCATCTGGAAAACTTCGGCAGCTACAAGGGCAGCAACGGCCAAGTCTATTTCGACCTGAACGACTTCGACGAAGCCGCACTGGCGCCAGCCAACTGGGATCTGGTGCGCATGTTGGCCAGCATTGAAATCGGCGCCATGGACGCAGGCCTCAAGTCCAAGCGGGCGCAAGTGCTGTGCCAGGCTTTTGTGCAGGCCTATGCCGAGGCGCTCAGCCTGGGCAAGTCCTACTGGCTGGAACGCGAGACAGCCACGGGCCCGATTCATCATTTGTTATCCGATCTGCGTGAGCGCAAACGCAGCGCGTTTCTGGACACGCGCACCGATGTCCGTGGGGGCAAGCGCGCCATACGGCTGGACGGCAAGAAGGCCCTGCCAGCGAGCGCGCAGGAGCGCAAGCATGTCAAGGCACTCATCTCCTCGTATGCATCAACACTGTCCACTCCAGGCTTCTACCGCGTGCTGGACGTGGCGCGACGCATCGCGGGAACCGGCAGCCTGGGTCTGGAGCGCTACATGGTGCTGGTGCAGGGCAAGGGCGGCGTGGATGGCAACTACCTGCTGGACCTCAAGCGCGCGGTGCCTTCCTCGCTCACTCCGTATCTGAAGACAAAACAGCCGCGCTGGCCCAGTGAGGGGCAAAGGGTGGTGACACTGCAGCAGCGCATACAGGCCGTGCCCATGGCCTTCCTGAATTCCATTGAAGATGCAAAGGCCTCCTACGTGTTGCGCGCCCTGCAACCCTCGGAAGATCGCATCCGCATTTCGGAGTCCACACTGGCACCCGGTGGGCAGGAAGATCTGATCCATGCCATGGGCCAGATGGTTGCCTGGGCCCACCTGCGCACCTGTGCCCGCCAAGGCTCTGCCGGTGCGGACGAATTGATCGCCTTTGGTAAACGCAAGGCATGGCGCTCGCCGCTGCTGGCAAGCGCCAAGCGCTGTGCCCAGCAGGTGCGCCAGGACGCCGTTCTGTTCAACCAGGCCTACGACCGTGGGGAGTTCGATGTCCACTCCAGCTGAGGTGGTGGCACAGCCCGCACCACGCTGGCGCGACCTGGTTGCCGGCTTGTGCGTAGCCGGCCTGCTGCTGCCCGAAGCGGTCGCCTACGCAGGCCTGGCCCATCTTCCGGTGACGCACGCCCTGACGGCCGTGCTGGTGGGTTTGGCGCTTTATGCGCTTTTTGGCGGTAGCCGCTTTGCCATTGTTTCCCCGACGTCCAGCACGGCCACACTGGTTGCAGCGGCGGCCGTGTCCGTAAGCGGGAGCACCGTACTGCAAGATGGCGCGGCCTATGTGCAGGCCGTGTTGGCACTGGTGCTGCTGTGTGGCGTGATGCTGATCCTGCTGGCCTTTGCCAAGCAGGGACAACTGTCGTCCTTCATCTCGCGCCCGGTACTCAAGGGCTTTGCCTTTGCCCTGGCAATTTCCATTGCGGTGAAGCAACTGCCCGACGCATTCGGTTTTCCATTACCGGCCCAACTGGTCACGGACCCGGTCCATGTCCTGTACTTCACGCTGGGCCACATGGAACTCTGGCATGGCCCCAGCGTGGCCATTGCCGTGGCCGCTACGCTGCTCATCGCTGCCTTGCATCGCAAACCGCAGATTCCCGCTTCGCTGCTGGTGATCGTGCTGGCCATTGCGGCGGCCTATCTGGGGAACCTGAAGGCGCTGGGGGTGCAGGAAATCGGCGCCATAGAGGCGGTTACCCTGCAGTTTGGCTTTCCTGATCTGAGCATGCCCCAGTGGATGCGCGCTGGTGAACTGGCATTCGGGCTGGTCATGCTGGTGTTTGCCGAGTCCTGGGGCAGCATGCGTCCCATGGCACTTGCGCATGGCGACACGCTGGATGCCAACCGCGAGTTGCTGGTGGTGGGAGCGTGCAATACAGCCTCCGCACTGCTGCATGGGATGCCAGTGGGCGCCGGCTTTTCCGCGACCTCGGCCAATGCGGCTGCCGGCGCAGTTTCCAGAAAATCCGGCGCCGTGGCGCTGGTGGCAGTGCTTGCCACGCTGATCTTTGCCCTGCCCGCCCTGCACTACCTGCCCCGACCCGTGCTGGCCGTGGCCGTCATCAGTGCGCTGTGGCATGCGCTGTCCATCAAGCCCTTGATCAGCCTCTGGCGTATGAACCGCGACCGGGTGCTGCTGGTGGGTGCGGCACTGGCCGTGCTGTTTCTGGGCGTGCTGGACGGCATGCTGGCATCGGTGGGGCTGTCCATCGTGATTGCATTGAACCGCTTCAGCCAGCCCGTGGTACATGAGCTGGGGGAGCTGGGCAGCTCACGCAACTTTGTCGATATCCATGTGCAGCAAGGTGCCCTCGCAAAACCGGGGCTGCTCATTCTGCGCCCGGAGGAGCCCCTGTTTTTTGCCAGCGCCGAGCGCGTCACCGCCGAGATCGGCAAGTTGCTGCGTGCCCGGCCAGGCGTGAAAGCCGTCATCCTCAGCCTGGAGGAAAGCGGCGACCTCGACAGCACCGCGGTGGACTGCCTGGTGGAGCTGGATCAGCAACTCAAGTCCCTGGGCACCACGCTCTACATCGCCCGAGCCAAGACCACCGTGCGCAGCTTGCTGGCCAACTGGGACCCATCAGGTTTGGGCCAGGAGCAGCGCATGTTCTGGAGCGTTGCTGACGCAGTCGAGTTTGCACAGCAACGCTGACGCTCAATTCATCTGCATGCCTTCCACCAGGGCCTTGACGTTGTAGCGCATCAGCTGGAGGTAGCTGGCACCTTCGGCGTTGGACTTGGATAGCGCATCGGCAAACAGCGGACGCCCCAGGATGACGCCGGTGTCCTTGGCGATCTGGGTGATCAGCTTGGAGTTGCTCATGTTCTCCAGAAACACGGCCTTGATCTGCTCTTGCTTGATTTGCCGTATGAGCTTGGCCACGCCCTTGGCACTGGGCTCGGCTTCGGTGGAAATGCCCTGGGGTGCCAGCAAGGTGACACCAAAGTGCGCACCGAAGTAGCCGAACGCATCGTGGCTGGTGATCACCTTGCGCTTGGGTGCCGGGATGGTGGCAATCTGCTCCTGGGCCCAGGTGTC contains:
- a CDS encoding DUF2252 domain-containing protein; amino-acid sequence: MATDAVVQIRSFNAGRDPQRLAMKYQKMRASTFAFLRATCHLFYQRLATQERLKDAPLVWACGDLHLENFGSYKGSNGQVYFDLNDFDEAALAPANWDLVRMLASIEIGAMDAGLKSKRAQVLCQAFVQAYAEALSLGKSYWLERETATGPIHHLLSDLRERKRSAFLDTRTDVRGGKRAIRLDGKKALPASAQERKHVKALISSYASTLSTPGFYRVLDVARRIAGTGSLGLERYMVLVQGKGGVDGNYLLDLKRAVPSSLTPYLKTKQPRWPSEGQRVVTLQQRIQAVPMAFLNSIEDAKASYVLRALQPSEDRIRISESTLAPGGQEDLIHAMGQMVAWAHLRTCARQGSAGADELIAFGKRKAWRSPLLASAKRCAQQVRQDAVLFNQAYDRGEFDVHSS
- a CDS encoding CHAT domain-containing protein, which codes for MRSITCLLACGLVVLGTWTTGAHAALSGNEQVSLAGRGAFDELVKGLQAQANAGPMKVADWHALCYGYFKLKRYDQINKCLDSLEAALTTARDKRTRLFGLDDATPTAFLMRAETALELGQYDNAVQQAQHARDWYKQDGESEKDILIQALAVQAIALKNLNKRYQADGLLGEIRRVPVSVLGDDEAIGAKSLAQARVSMSLGYWPEALDALALDKTLPLRKFLDNLATGAFLRNENNWVWIELPRAYMENKALLELGERERARRGFESMLKIPQIAANSEIHWMVLADYGDILEKEKSHDQAIEAYRKALTIIESQRASINTEANKIGFIGDKQDVYAKLVALLFSQGRYPEALEVVERSKSRALVDMLASKQRFGAPAGERQQDANIAQALAEVNQKDVQLREQSLSRVRSVESAERGVQSVRMPAELRGLVSVKALRPEEIQALLSADETLLAYFAHGGDMFVLVVQREGITAQKIDSTDLEKDVRRLRASISKRLDVQPLLNAMYQRLIAPVASRIRTPKLTIVAHGALHYLPFAALMDGDQYLVDRYSIRMLPSASVLQFLRPHRSNDAGQSLVLGNPDLHNPDMDLPGAQNEAQTVASLLATPNLLLRDRATKEAFTRLAPSAKYVHVASHGEFDAQQPLASALLLSAPQGQDNRLTVSDMYELGLDAELVTLSACETGLGAVGSGDDVVGLTRGLLYAGASSVVTSLWKVDDESTGQLMAQMYRNLAKNTPDEALRGAQLETRKKFPHPYYWAAFYLTGMH
- a CDS encoding acyltransferase; protein product: MVKNIQALRGIAVMLVLLSHLTVIEQKYFSGNHLLPEFLSIGISGVDIFFVISGFVMVSVTRGWHSKVRLSALFLYNRLSRIFPMYWFYSVIVLGVFWLQPTLVNSAQGNQIRIWESFLLLPLPQGTYPLLGVGWSLIHEMYFYLVFAVLLLFPQRFLNVTLCLWAVAVPLFFASQWGARVPLVQLVTHPLTCEFIAGCWIGLAATRSVLRYAKSALWLALAWWVVAYAIFATHIGWGMAPVDWRRLPVFGIPAALLCYGLVAVERAGSLLPAWLRSIGDSSYSIYLSHVLVISALGRLWGVLKVGSNELNGLALVCVFLCALIAGHISYRMLELPLHNRTRRQSIGLNVKPVT
- a CDS encoding SulP family inorganic anion transporter is translated as MSTPAEVVAQPAPRWRDLVAGLCVAGLLLPEAVAYAGLAHLPVTHALTAVLVGLALYALFGGSRFAIVSPTSSTATLVAAAAVSVSGSTVLQDGAAYVQAVLALVLLCGVMLILLAFAKQGQLSSFISRPVLKGFAFALAISIAVKQLPDAFGFPLPAQLVTDPVHVLYFTLGHMELWHGPSVAIAVAATLLIAALHRKPQIPASLLVIVLAIAAAYLGNLKALGVQEIGAIEAVTLQFGFPDLSMPQWMRAGELAFGLVMLVFAESWGSMRPMALAHGDTLDANRELLVVGACNTASALLHGMPVGAGFSATSANAAAGAVSRKSGAVALVAVLATLIFALPALHYLPRPVLAVAVISALWHALSIKPLISLWRMNRDRVLLVGAALAVLFLGVLDGMLASVGLSIVIALNRFSQPVVHELGELGSSRNFVDIHVQQGALAKPGLLILRPEEPLFFASAERVTAEIGKLLRARPGVKAVILSLEESGDLDSTAVDCLVELDQQLKSLGTTLYIARAKTTVRSLLANWDPSGLGQEQRMFWSVADAVEFAQQR